Proteins found in one Vallitalea guaymasensis genomic segment:
- a CDS encoding adenine deaminase, which yields MEIDLLIKNVQVYNAYIKKIIHGDVAVLNQKFLYISKTGEDHNQDFIPKEVIDGNGKYMIPGLIDIHMHIESSMTTPFQFSQAVIPHGVTTVVADPHEIANVFGIEGILAMLKSTKNNVVDILYSIPSSVPSTTKLFETTGGSIEVEDVSELIKIREICCLGEVMNFKGLINDDESLINRIIKKIKDERPNLKIEGHCPKITGLDLAKFIYQGVDADHTQQTPSSIKEKIENGMFLEIQHKSMTQENIKYLVENNLYEHFCLVTDDVMADRLMDGHLNLLVRKAIQMGMPIEMAIYVSTYTPARRMLLHDRGSIAPGKIADFILLSDINNFEIDKVYKNGKLEYDGEQQYKESEIGFPPEFYKSVKLDYVSQSDFQVSAPIEKGRIDCRTMKVTPHTTFTIEEKNTLEVKDGKLQWQSSPYCLITVFERYGKNNNKAYGLVGGSVIKEGAIATTYAHDHHNLMVMGKNPEDMTIAVNWIIENGGGYCVVKDGKVLAGVELSVGGIISEERIDILAGKVKSVSEKMGILGYEHDNRIMSFSTLSLPVSPSLKISDRGLIDVVKQEIVDLFY from the coding sequence ATGGAAATAGATTTATTAATTAAAAACGTACAAGTATATAATGCATATATTAAAAAAATTATACATGGAGATGTAGCAGTACTTAATCAAAAGTTTTTATACATTAGTAAAACAGGAGAAGACCATAATCAGGATTTCATTCCAAAAGAAGTCATTGATGGTAATGGCAAGTATATGATTCCAGGTTTGATTGATATTCATATGCATATAGAAAGTTCTATGACTACACCTTTTCAATTTTCTCAGGCGGTTATTCCCCATGGAGTTACCACAGTAGTTGCTGACCCTCATGAGATAGCTAATGTTTTTGGTATTGAAGGAATATTAGCCATGTTAAAAAGTACAAAAAATAATGTTGTAGATATATTATATTCTATCCCAAGTTCAGTTCCTTCAACAACTAAACTATTTGAAACAACAGGAGGAAGTATAGAGGTTGAAGATGTATCAGAGCTAATTAAGATAAGAGAAATCTGCTGCTTAGGAGAAGTAATGAATTTTAAAGGTCTGATTAATGATGATGAATCATTGATTAATAGAATAATCAAAAAGATCAAAGATGAAAGACCTAATCTGAAGATAGAAGGTCACTGCCCTAAAATAACAGGTCTAGATTTAGCAAAATTCATTTATCAAGGAGTAGATGCAGACCATACCCAGCAAACGCCTTCTTCAATAAAAGAAAAAATAGAAAATGGAATGTTCTTGGAAATTCAACACAAATCAATGACACAAGAAAATATTAAGTATCTGGTAGAGAATAATCTTTATGAACATTTTTGTTTGGTTACAGATGATGTCATGGCTGATAGGCTAATGGATGGACATTTGAACTTATTAGTAAGAAAGGCAATTCAGATGGGTATGCCTATAGAAATGGCAATATATGTTAGTACTTATACTCCTGCAAGAAGAATGCTTTTACATGACAGAGGTAGTATTGCCCCAGGAAAGATAGCAGATTTTATCTTGCTCAGTGATATTAATAATTTTGAAATAGATAAGGTATATAAAAATGGGAAGCTTGAATATGATGGAGAACAACAATATAAAGAAAGTGAAATAGGATTTCCGCCAGAGTTTTATAAAAGTGTAAAATTGGACTATGTATCCCAATCAGATTTTCAGGTGTCAGCACCAATAGAGAAGGGTAGAATTGACTGTAGAACAATGAAGGTAACACCTCATACTACTTTTACAATAGAAGAAAAAAACACACTGGAAGTAAAGGATGGAAAACTGCAGTGGCAATCTTCACCATATTGCTTAATTACTGTTTTTGAAAGATATGGCAAGAATAATAATAAAGCTTATGGATTAGTTGGTGGGAGTGTAATAAAAGAAGGGGCGATAGCTACTACTTACGCACATGATCACCATAATCTAATGGTAATGGGAAAAAATCCAGAAGATATGACTATAGCAGTAAATTGGATAATCGAAAACGGAGGAGGATATTGTGTTGTCAAAGATGGAAAAGTCCTTGCAGGTGTAGAGCTTTCAGTAGGTGGTATTATATCAGAGGAAAGAATAGATATATTAGCAGGGAAAGTTAAGAGCGTAAGTGAAAAGATGGGAATTTTAGGTTATGAACATGATAATAGAATTATGTCTTTCAGTACATTATCTCTTCCAGTTAGTCCAAGCTTAAAAATATCAGATAGAGGATTGATAGATGTTGTTAAACAAGAAATAGTAGATTTATTTTATTAA
- a CDS encoding ABC transporter permease: MKKKWFYTLLIPGLTLIIVFLFIPLIYTIGSTFIGEEGYSFARYIEFLKDGYYIKIFNRTLRIALITSLVCMILGMPVAYYISRTKKSVRGIFIACTVFPLLTNSVVRSFAWMTILGSNGVINKLLMNLNIIDKPLKLLYTESAIIIGTVYLFLPLMVVSLVGVMENIENDLLEAAESLGANRIKAFFKVIFPLSVPGLIVGCVLVFTGAFTAYTTPQLLGGNTNIVLSTLVYQRAMTLGDWTGASVVATVMIVTTLTVIGVINKLASRLNERGV, encoded by the coding sequence ATGAAGAAGAAGTGGTTTTATACTTTATTAATACCAGGGTTAACTTTAATAATTGTATTTCTATTTATTCCATTAATATATACAATAGGATCTACATTTATTGGCGAAGAAGGTTATAGTTTTGCAAGGTATATTGAATTTTTGAAGGATGGGTATTATATAAAGATATTTAATAGAACACTTAGAATCGCACTTATTACATCATTGGTGTGTATGATTCTAGGAATGCCTGTGGCATATTACATATCAAGAACCAAGAAAAGTGTTAGGGGTATATTTATTGCTTGTACAGTTTTCCCCCTTCTAACTAATTCGGTTGTTCGTTCTTTTGCTTGGATGACTATTTTAGGTTCAAACGGAGTTATCAATAAGCTATTGATGAATCTTAATATCATAGATAAGCCATTAAAACTTTTATATACAGAATCTGCAATCATAATTGGTACGGTTTACTTGTTTCTGCCATTGATGGTTGTATCATTAGTGGGTGTTATGGAAAATATTGAAAACGATTTATTAGAAGCTGCAGAGAGCTTAGGAGCCAATAGGATTAAAGCATTTTTCAAAGTTATTTTCCCACTTAGTGTACCTGGACTTATAGTAGGTTGTGTACTTGTATTTACTGGTGCATTCACTGCGTATACAACACCTCAACTTTTAGGAGGGAATACTAATATAGTATTATCAACCCTTGTTTATCAGAGAGCTATGACTCTTGGAGATTGGACTGGAGCATCTGTGGTAGCTACTGTTATGATTGTTACTACTTTGACCGTTATAGGAGTAATAAATAAACTGGCTAGCAGATTAAATGAAAGGGGTGTTTAA
- a CDS encoding cation diffusion facilitator family transporter: MNDINKYKKIKNVALSGILGNIFLLVIKLIIGFISKSQAMIADGLNSAGDVFASTITFVGNKISSTPGDDEHPYGHGKAEYIFSMIISFSLFFVSFSIFKMSIDSLINKQEFEYSPWLIYIALASIVIKLVLFIYSINIGRKYNSLLAIANAQDHRNDIFLSSLTLLSVILGHYNIYFVDGVVGILISLWIAYTGVSIFNQSYSVLMDTNIDSKVKQEMEKQIMSIEGLDHVDNINSKPIGLNFILIVKISVDANMTVYEGHSISAQIKKSLMEFDHIEDVVVHVNPAQYHR, encoded by the coding sequence GTGAATGATATAAATAAATATAAAAAAATAAAAAATGTTGCTTTATCTGGTATTCTAGGTAATATATTTCTATTGGTAATCAAACTCATAATTGGCTTTATATCTAAGAGTCAAGCTATGATTGCAGACGGACTTAACAGCGCAGGAGATGTTTTTGCTTCTACCATAACATTTGTAGGTAATAAAATCTCTTCTACACCTGGAGATGATGAACACCCATATGGTCATGGAAAAGCTGAATATATTTTTTCAATGATAATTAGTTTTTCATTGTTCTTTGTTTCATTTTCAATCTTCAAGATGTCCATTGATTCTTTAATCAACAAACAAGAATTTGAATATTCACCTTGGCTCATATATATAGCTCTAGCTTCTATAGTAATTAAATTAGTTCTATTCATCTACTCAATCAACATCGGTAGAAAATATAACAGTCTATTGGCTATAGCTAATGCCCAAGATCATAGAAATGATATTTTCTTATCATCTCTGACCTTACTTAGTGTTATTCTTGGTCATTACAATATTTATTTTGTTGATGGAGTTGTAGGTATATTGATTTCCTTATGGATAGCATATACGGGAGTATCTATTTTCAATCAATCATATTCCGTTTTGATGGATACTAACATTGATTCAAAAGTAAAACAAGAAATGGAAAAACAGATAATGTCAATAGAAGGACTTGACCATGTAGATAATATCAATTCCAAACCAATAGGTCTTAATTTTATACTGATTGTAAAAATATCTGTTGATGCTAATATGACAGTATACGAAGGACACTCCATATCAGCACAGATAAAAAAATCACTTATGGAATTTGATCATATAGAAGATGTTGTTGTACACGTGAATCCTGCTCAATATCACAGATAA
- a CDS encoding HD-GYP domain-containing protein, with protein MRFVPVNGLMEGMYVGKSLFDRNNQLLLSKGSVVQKSYIDKIYKMGYQGIYVEDYISSDIEVKDIISDELRRNTVNTIKNVFIEAENDKKSSKKMNNINETKSLVTDIVDQILENQDTIVNLIDLKMFDDYTFYHCVNVAVLSIVLGTSIGLNKEKLYNLGLGAILHDIGKMFVDSKILNKNGKLTKEEYKHIQKHSEYGYNYLKETFEIPLSSYIGVLQHHEKYDGTGYPSNRAKDDISLFGRIIGIADVYDALTSTRPYRKALLPSEAIEYIMANGGIMFDVNLIQNFVKKVAPFPVGTCVELSNRYKGIVVENYEEACCRPKIKIVLDDNNNEVDSFYYNLKDQKELRNVTITSISDLSIGNLEKCN; from the coding sequence ATGAGATTTGTACCTGTTAATGGTTTAATGGAAGGTATGTATGTAGGTAAGAGTTTATTTGATAGAAATAATCAATTATTACTAAGCAAAGGCAGTGTTGTTCAGAAGTCATATATCGATAAAATATATAAAATGGGGTATCAAGGAATCTATGTTGAAGATTATATTTCTTCTGATATAGAAGTCAAAGATATAATTAGTGATGAATTAAGAAGGAATACAGTCAACACCATAAAGAATGTATTTATAGAGGCTGAAAATGACAAAAAATCCAGTAAAAAAATGAATAACATAAATGAGACAAAGTCTCTAGTTACTGATATAGTGGATCAGATACTTGAGAACCAAGACACAATAGTTAATCTTATCGACCTGAAGATGTTTGATGACTATACATTTTATCACTGCGTTAATGTTGCTGTGTTATCCATAGTGCTCGGGACTTCTATTGGACTGAACAAAGAAAAACTATATAATCTTGGACTTGGGGCTATATTACATGATATTGGAAAAATGTTTGTTGACAGTAAAATTCTTAATAAAAATGGAAAATTGACTAAAGAAGAATATAAGCATATACAAAAACATTCGGAATATGGATATAATTATTTGAAAGAGACATTTGAGATACCTCTTTCTTCATATATTGGTGTTTTACAACATCATGAAAAATATGATGGAACTGGATATCCTTCTAATAGAGCAAAAGACGATATTTCATTATTTGGTAGGATTATTGGTATAGCTGATGTATATGATGCTTTAACGTCAACTAGACCATATAGGAAAGCTTTACTGCCTTCTGAAGCTATAGAGTATATAATGGCTAATGGAGGTATTATGTTTGATGTTAATCTGATTCAGAATTTTGTTAAGAAAGTAGCACCTTTTCCAGTTGGGACTTGTGTGGAGCTTAGTAATAGATACAAAGGTATCGTAGTAGAAAATTATGAAGAAGCATGTTGTAGACCTAAAATCAAAATAGTTTTAGATGATAACAACAATGAAGTAGACTCTTTCTATTATAATCTTAAAGATCAAAAAGAGTTAAGAAATGTAACTATCACTTCCATAAGTGATTTATCAATTGGTAATTTAGAAAAGTGTAATTAA
- a CDS encoding uracil-xanthine permease family protein — translation MKTNKKSTLFSFDGKPSLKDVAPLGLQHVVAMIVGCVTPALIVASVAQLNPSDKVLLVQASLFFSGIATLIQIFPIGGVIGSRLPIIMGVSFAYVPTLTAIAGEFNIATLFGSQIAGGLVAILFGIFLKKLSYLFPPIVTGTVILSIGLSLYPVAIKYIAGGAGSPDFGSPQNWIVAMITLGVVIYFNHFTKGTLKLASILIGMIVGYVISIFLGIVSFDAVREASLFQAPRFMHFGINFNTTAIVSMVIMYVVNSVQAIGDLSATTGGGMDRLPTDKELSHGIIGFGFTGIISAFFGCMPTATYSQNVGIVTITKVINKWIFIFASFIVILTGLIPKFASILTTIPQCVLGGATISVFAIITMTGIKMIAAGNLNKRNSAVVGLSVALGMGIVQVPNSLALFPSWFISIFGKSSVVVTTLVAILLNLLLPQDNAKDR, via the coding sequence ATGAAAACTAACAAAAAATCAACGCTATTCAGTTTTGATGGTAAACCATCTTTAAAAGATGTTGCACCATTAGGACTACAGCATGTTGTTGCAATGATCGTAGGCTGCGTTACCCCAGCCCTTATTGTCGCAAGTGTTGCACAACTTAATCCTAGTGATAAAGTTTTATTAGTTCAAGCTTCATTATTTTTTTCTGGAATAGCTACATTAATTCAAATTTTCCCTATAGGTGGGGTTATCGGCTCAAGACTACCTATAATTATGGGAGTAAGTTTTGCATATGTACCTACATTAACAGCTATAGCTGGTGAATTTAATATAGCTACATTATTTGGTTCACAAATAGCAGGTGGTTTAGTTGCAATATTATTCGGTATTTTTCTTAAAAAACTATCCTATCTGTTTCCGCCTATTGTTACAGGTACAGTTATACTCTCAATAGGTTTATCTCTTTACCCTGTTGCTATCAAATATATAGCTGGTGGTGCTGGTTCACCTGATTTTGGTTCTCCTCAGAACTGGATAGTTGCAATGATAACTCTTGGTGTTGTAATATATTTTAATCATTTCACTAAAGGAACTTTAAAACTTGCCTCTATTCTAATAGGTATGATTGTGGGATATGTAATTTCTATATTCCTGGGAATAGTATCTTTTGATGCTGTTCGGGAAGCAAGCCTATTTCAAGCTCCTAGGTTTATGCATTTTGGTATCAATTTCAATACTACAGCAATCGTATCTATGGTTATTATGTATGTTGTGAACTCTGTTCAAGCTATCGGTGACTTATCTGCTACAACAGGTGGTGGTATGGACAGACTTCCTACTGATAAAGAACTATCTCACGGAATTATAGGTTTTGGTTTTACTGGAATCATATCTGCTTTCTTTGGATGTATGCCAACTGCAACCTATAGTCAAAATGTTGGTATAGTCACTATAACCAAAGTTATAAATAAATGGATATTTATTTTTGCATCTTTTATTGTTATTTTAACAGGACTTATTCCAAAATTTGCTTCTATACTTACGACAATTCCTCAATGTGTTCTTGGTGGCGCTACTATATCAGTTTTTGCTATAATAACAATGACAGGAATCAAAATGATAGCTGCTGGCAATCTCAACAAGAGGAATTCTGCAGTTGTTGGACTTTCTGTTGCTTTAGGTATGGGAATCGTACAAGTTCCTAATTCACTTGCTCTATTTCCATCATGGTTTATTTCAATATTTGGTAAATCCTCTGTTGTTGTAACTACACTAGTTGCTATACTTTTAAACCTTTTACTTCCACAGGATAACGCTAAAGATCGTTAA
- a CDS encoding ABC transporter ATP-binding protein → MITAKLNDISKKYGEINALKEVSLDIHTGELLSILGSSGCGKSTLLYSIAGLEKPDSGDISLNGRTIFSASERTFIPPEKRNIGLVFQNYALWPHMNIYKNVAYPLQIRKVKKSIIKKEVLEKLELVGLSGKEKKYPHELSGGEQQRAAVARGLIMKPDILLLDEPFSNLDAKLREKMQDELKRIQKLTKLTMVHVTHDQEEAMRISDRIAIMNKGRLLQIGEPSEIYDRPKDVFVAGFVGKSNLISYDTIKNYLPRKVKNDLEEKSLNKTKTILVRPEDITITDTENNTISGVITNKFNKGSVYMYNIKTGFHDFVIQTDNRCNYDINSNVNIMIKKGCVI, encoded by the coding sequence ATGATAACTGCAAAACTTAATGATATCAGTAAAAAATATGGTGAGATCAATGCTCTAAAAGAGGTAAGTCTAGATATTCATACAGGAGAATTATTAAGTATTCTAGGTTCTAGTGGTTGCGGAAAGAGTACATTACTGTATTCTATCGCTGGACTAGAAAAACCTGATAGCGGGGATATCAGTCTCAATGGTAGAACTATATTTTCTGCCTCTGAAAGAACATTTATACCACCTGAAAAAAGAAATATAGGTTTAGTTTTTCAGAATTATGCACTTTGGCCACATATGAATATCTATAAAAATGTGGCTTATCCTTTACAAATAAGGAAAGTAAAGAAATCTATTATAAAAAAAGAGGTATTAGAAAAACTTGAATTAGTGGGTCTGAGTGGAAAAGAAAAGAAGTATCCTCATGAATTAAGTGGGGGAGAACAGCAAAGAGCTGCTGTGGCTAGAGGATTGATTATGAAACCTGATATATTATTACTGGATGAACCATTTTCAAACTTAGATGCAAAGTTAAGAGAAAAAATGCAAGATGAATTAAAACGGATTCAGAAACTTACTAAACTCACTATGGTTCATGTAACCCATGACCAAGAAGAAGCAATGAGAATCTCGGATAGGATTGCTATAATGAATAAGGGTAGATTACTTCAAATAGGTGAGCCTAGTGAAATATATGATAGACCAAAAGATGTTTTTGTTGCAGGGTTTGTTGGTAAATCCAATTTAATTTCATATGATACAATTAAAAATTATCTACCAAGAAAAGTTAAAAATGATTTAGAGGAAAAATCACTAAATAAAACTAAAACCATTCTGGTTAGACCTGAAGATATAACCATTACAGATACAGAAAATAATACTATAAGTGGTGTTATCACTAATAAATTCAACAAAGGAAGCGTTTATATGTATAATATAAAAACGGGCTTTCATGATTTTGTTATTCAAACAGACAATAGATGTAACTATGATATTAATTCAAATGTTAATATTATGATAAAAAAAGGATGCGTCATATAG
- a CDS encoding ABC transporter substrate-binding protein: MKKISIILALMILLVSVTGCGATDKAKDGDSQPKDESPTELVISTWGYSEDLLWENVFTPFEEANNVKIVLETGNNSERLTKLKTNPDSNIDIIYLAEAFAQEGIEAGLFDELDYSKIDNAKKIDEKAKYLVEAGYGPAYTLNRAAIAYDPNKVGFEIKSWNDLWKSELKGKISIPEITTTFGPATMYIASNSKGVDITSDNGEEAFKALEELKPNLVKTYTKSSDLANMFANNEIEVAITADFAYPRVKAGAPDVVFVDPEEGAFINFNTINIVKSSKNKELAIKFINYALSTEVQTRTAKALGESPVNTEVELTDEEAANLTYGEIVGNSNTVDHKFVNQMKTQWIDKWNRTLNQ; this comes from the coding sequence ATGAAAAAGATATCAATTATTTTAGCATTAATGATATTATTAGTAAGTGTTACAGGATGTGGAGCAACTGATAAAGCAAAAGATGGAGATAGTCAACCAAAAGATGAGAGCCCAACTGAATTAGTAATCTCTACATGGGGTTATAGTGAAGATTTACTTTGGGAAAATGTATTTACTCCTTTTGAAGAAGCAAATAATGTAAAGATAGTTTTGGAAACAGGTAATAATTCAGAGAGATTAACAAAATTAAAAACTAATCCAGATAGCAACATAGATATTATATATCTTGCAGAAGCTTTCGCACAAGAAGGTATTGAAGCAGGTTTATTTGATGAACTTGATTATAGTAAAATTGACAATGCAAAAAAGATTGATGAAAAAGCAAAATATCTAGTTGAAGCAGGATATGGTCCAGCTTATACTTTAAATCGTGCAGCTATAGCATATGATCCTAATAAGGTTGGATTTGAAATAAAATCATGGAATGATTTATGGAAGAGTGAGTTAAAAGGAAAAATTTCTATTCCTGAGATAACAACTACATTCGGACCTGCAACAATGTATATAGCATCAAATAGTAAAGGTGTGGATATTACTTCTGATAATGGAGAAGAAGCATTTAAAGCATTGGAAGAATTAAAACCTAATTTAGTTAAAACTTATACTAAGTCATCTGATTTAGCCAATATGTTTGCTAACAATGAAATAGAAGTTGCAATTACTGCTGATTTTGCATATCCAAGAGTAAAAGCAGGAGCACCAGATGTAGTATTTGTTGATCCAGAAGAAGGTGCATTCATAAACTTTAATACTATCAATATTGTTAAAAGTTCTAAGAATAAAGAGTTAGCTATTAAGTTTATCAACTATGCATTAAGCACTGAAGTTCAAACTAGAACTGCAAAAGCATTAGGTGAATCACCAGTAAACACTGAAGTAGAATTAACAGATGAAGAAGCAGCAAACTTGACTTATGGAGAAATTGTAGGAAACTCCAATACAGTAGATCATAAATTTGTTAATCAAATGAAAACACAATGGATTGATAAGTGGAATAGAACATTAAATCAATAA
- a CDS encoding ABC transporter permease has protein sequence MKHNKGLTFFTVCVYLFIFAPVVIIIMTAFGPDEVIAFPPKGFSLKWFVNIFTSDMFMKTFSISIQVAVIATIIALIIGVPAAYAMSRFDFKGKGLIKNIFFSSIIVPGIVFGFSIFNFIIIKWKLPIYTSLLIGHIIIILPYIIRVVASSLEGFDYSIEEAAVSLGASRLKTFFLVVFPNITSGVIAAFMLAFINSFNNVPISIFLTGPGVSTLPIKMMSYVEYYYDPTISALSVTLMIMTIGIMFIVERTLGLSYFSK, from the coding sequence ATGAAGCACAATAAAGGGCTAACATTTTTCACTGTTTGTGTATATTTATTTATATTCGCACCAGTAGTTATTATAATAATGACAGCTTTTGGACCGGATGAAGTTATTGCGTTCCCGCCAAAAGGATTTAGTTTAAAATGGTTCGTGAATATCTTTACATCAGATATGTTCATGAAGACTTTTTCCATTAGTATTCAGGTAGCAGTTATAGCAACAATAATTGCACTGATTATAGGCGTTCCTGCTGCATATGCAATGAGTAGATTTGATTTTAAAGGGAAAGGACTTATTAAAAATATATTTTTCTCTTCAATTATTGTTCCAGGAATAGTTTTTGGTTTTTCAATCTTTAATTTTATTATTATAAAATGGAAATTACCTATTTATACAAGCTTATTGATAGGTCACATCATAATAATATTACCGTACATCATTAGGGTGGTTGCTTCTAGTTTAGAAGGTTTTGATTATTCCATAGAAGAAGCTGCAGTCAGCTTGGGAGCAAGTAGACTGAAAACATTCTTTTTGGTTGTATTTCCTAATATAACATCAGGGGTTATTGCAGCTTTTATGCTGGCATTCATAAATTCATTTAATAATGTACCTATATCAATATTTTTAACAGGTCCAGGTGTAAGTACATTACCAATAAAAATGATGAGTTATGTAGAATACTATTATGATCCAACAATCTCAGCATTATCTGTTACATTGATGATTATGACCATTGGGATTATGTTTATTGTTGAGAGAACCTTAGGACTAAGCTATTTTTCTAAATAA
- a CDS encoding ABC transporter ATP-binding protein has product MSFINLKDITVSYDGKVDILKKLNIDIEEGKLVSLLGPSGCGKTTTLRVVAGFIQPKNGQFICEKEDYTYIPVHKRNFGLVFQSYALFPHLTVFDNVAFGLKMQKVDKKDIKKAVEEILEVVDLKGYNSRYPKELSGGQRQRVALARALVIKPKLLLLDEPLSNLDAKLRLKMRAEIRKLQQKLGITTIFVTHDQEECFSISDKVAVMNGGLIEQYDTPEEIYTNPSSEFVARFVGFENFIELDKIGDNIYQSKSGAKFITDINDKDTKIKEKLVGTIRPDNIKIIDNESEAENNILEGIVDVRTYLGKEYQYSINTEVGTILVNANNEKIYNQGNEIKLYLPANKLVLV; this is encoded by the coding sequence ATGTCATTTATTAATTTAAAAGATATTACTGTTTCATACGATGGTAAAGTAGATATATTAAAAAAATTGAATATTGATATTGAAGAAGGTAAATTAGTTTCATTATTAGGACCAAGTGGCTGTGGTAAAACTACTACTTTAAGAGTGGTTGCAGGTTTTATTCAACCTAAGAATGGTCAGTTTATATGTGAAAAAGAGGATTATACATATATACCTGTTCATAAAAGAAATTTTGGATTAGTATTTCAGAGCTATGCATTGTTTCCTCATCTCACAGTATTTGATAATGTGGCTTTTGGATTGAAAATGCAAAAAGTAGATAAGAAGGATATAAAAAAGGCTGTAGAAGAGATCTTGGAAGTTGTTGATTTAAAAGGGTATAATTCAAGATATCCCAAGGAATTGTCAGGTGGACAGAGACAAAGGGTGGCATTAGCTAGAGCTTTGGTGATTAAACCAAAATTATTATTATTGGATGAACCTCTTAGTAATCTGGACGCAAAATTAAGATTAAAGATGAGAGCAGAAATCAGAAAACTCCAGCAGAAGTTAGGAATCACTACAATTTTTGTAACCCATGACCAAGAAGAATGTTTCTCAATTTCAGATAAGGTTGCGGTTATGAATGGTGGACTTATAGAACAATATGATACACCTGAAGAAATATATACAAACCCATCAAGCGAATTTGTAGCAAGATTTGTAGGATTTGAAAATTTCATAGAGTTAGATAAAATTGGAGATAATATATATCAATCAAAATCTGGCGCAAAGTTCATTACCGATATTAATGATAAGGATACTAAAATAAAGGAAAAGCTGGTTGGGACAATCAGACCAGATAATATTAAGATAATAGACAATGAGAGTGAAGCAGAAAACAATATATTAGAGGGTATTGTTGATGTTAGAACATATCTTGGAAAAGAGTATCAGTATTCCATTAATACTGAAGTAGGAACTATACTGGTTAATGCCAATAATGAAAAAATATATAATCAAGGTAATGAAATCAAACTATACTTACCTGCAAATAAATTGGTATTAGTATAG